From Bordetella flabilis, the proteins below share one genomic window:
- a CDS encoding carboxymuconolactone decarboxylase family protein → MSRIPLPAPEDMNEAQRRVYERVVAGPRGRLVGPLRAALHNPELAERWQAFGALLRYGTSLPARVSELAIVVTARRWNSQIEWHIHAEAAAAAGIAPDVLDAIRARRAPVFDDPADALAYEYARQLQETGQVDPALHGRAVQAWGVAGVVELTAVIGYYTLVSMTLNAHEIPMPDGAPEPLDLPREDGQPALSRLAPGRDVRE, encoded by the coding sequence ATGAGCCGCATTCCCTTGCCCGCGCCCGAAGACATGAACGAGGCACAGCGGCGCGTCTACGAGCGTGTCGTCGCCGGACCGCGCGGCCGCCTGGTGGGACCCTTGCGCGCCGCCTTGCACAATCCCGAACTGGCCGAGCGCTGGCAGGCGTTCGGCGCCTTGCTGCGTTACGGCACCAGCCTGCCCGCGCGTGTCAGCGAGCTGGCCATCGTCGTGACCGCCAGGCGCTGGAACAGCCAGATCGAATGGCATATCCACGCCGAGGCGGCCGCTGCCGCCGGTATCGCGCCGGACGTGCTCGACGCCATCCGGGCCCGGCGCGCGCCCGTATTCGACGACCCGGCGGACGCGCTGGCCTATGAATACGCGCGGCAGCTGCAGGAGACCGGCCAGGTCGATCCCGCGCTGCATGGGCGGGCCGTCCAGGCCTGGGGCGTGGCGGGCGTCGTGGAGCTGACCGCCGTCATCGGCTACTACACCCTGGTCTCGATGACGCTCAACGCGCATGAAATACCGATGCCGGATGGCGCGCCCGAGCCGCTGGACCTTCCGCGCGAGGACGGCCAGCCGGCCTTGAGCCGGCTGGCGCCGGGCAGGGATGTGCGCGAATGA
- a CDS encoding LysR family transcriptional regulator, with protein MPYAKVPGPGLDLTADLHKWRAFVAIAELGSITRAALHLDQDQSVLSRRINALERECNARLFNRTGRGVDLSEVGERLFPLVRTLLEDAERLELEVNGQAREPAGEVTLGLLPSTAHPLIRRLFSRLRKQFPKVHLKILEGSSGQIEEWLTDSRVDIAILYRYGEKCPPGETALAYVDSYLVGAAGDPRTRPEVVDFEDLDGLPFILPGAPNGLRNTLDGLARARKIAIAPLIEADSLPLMKSIVEHEHMYTVLPLHAVWQEVQEGRLSIAALRNPAMGRIISMAYARAKGPGRTVMEVAGQIESLAREIGGEGVWHVRP; from the coding sequence ATGCCTTACGCCAAAGTCCCGGGCCCCGGCCTGGACCTGACCGCCGACTTGCATAAATGGCGCGCCTTCGTCGCCATCGCCGAGCTCGGCAGCATCACGCGCGCCGCCCTGCATCTGGACCAGGATCAATCGGTATTGAGCCGCCGCATCAATGCGCTCGAACGCGAATGCAATGCACGGCTGTTCAACCGCACCGGACGAGGCGTGGACCTGTCGGAGGTGGGCGAGCGCCTGTTTCCCCTGGTCCGCACGCTGCTGGAGGATGCCGAGCGCCTGGAACTGGAAGTCAATGGCCAGGCCCGCGAACCGGCCGGGGAAGTGACCCTTGGCCTGCTGCCCTCGACCGCGCATCCCTTGATCCGCCGGCTGTTTTCACGCCTGCGCAAGCAGTTTCCCAAGGTCCACCTGAAAATCCTGGAAGGCTCCAGCGGGCAGATCGAGGAATGGCTGACCGACAGCCGGGTCGATATCGCCATCCTGTATCGCTATGGCGAGAAGTGTCCTCCCGGTGAAACCGCGCTGGCCTATGTCGACTCCTACCTGGTCGGGGCCGCGGGCGACCCGCGCACGCGCCCGGAGGTGGTCGACTTCGAAGACCTGGACGGCCTGCCCTTCATCCTGCCGGGCGCACCCAATGGCCTGCGCAATACGCTGGACGGGCTGGCGCGGGCCCGCAAGATCGCCATCGCGCCGCTGATCGAAGCCGACTCGCTGCCCTTGATGAAGTCCATCGTCGAACATGAACACATGTACACGGTGCTGCCCCTGCACGCGGTGTGGCAGGAGGTGCAGGAGGGCCGCCTGAGCATCGCCGCCCTGCGCAACCCGGCCATGGGGCGCATCATCTCCATGGCCTATGCGCGCGCCAAGGGCCCGGGCCGGACCGTCATGGAAGTGGCGGGCCAGATCGAATCGCTGGCGCGCGAGATCGGCGGCGAGGGCGTCTGGCACGTCCGGCCTTAG
- a CDS encoding tripartite tricarboxylate transporter substrate binding protein: MRLARALAILGLCAALPWAAGAAGYPDHPIRLVVPFPAGGATDLMARALAQDLGARLGQSVVVENRGGAGGAIGAETVASAAPDGYTLLYSTMGVLTINPSLYAKLRYDPQKSFAPISLTNLTSNLLVVSKDLPVNSVAELAALARQRPGELTFSSSGNGTTSHLAGEMFKSTAGVDIRHIPYKGTSGAINDFLAGRISMMIDTSSNFIEQVKEGKIKALGVTRRERLPVLPDVPAISETPGFEGYEVSLWSGVLAPAGTPRPIIDRLNRDIAAVMSAPAMTQRMAAYGIETTHSTPEAFAERIRNDTQKWARIIRDSGARAD, from the coding sequence ATGAGACTGGCACGTGCGCTGGCCATCCTGGGACTGTGCGCCGCTTTGCCCTGGGCCGCCGGGGCAGCGGGTTACCCGGATCACCCCATCCGCCTGGTCGTGCCTTTTCCGGCGGGCGGGGCCACCGATTTGATGGCGCGCGCGCTGGCGCAGGACCTGGGGGCAAGGCTGGGACAGAGCGTGGTGGTGGAGAACCGCGGCGGAGCGGGCGGCGCCATTGGCGCAGAGACCGTCGCCAGCGCCGCCCCGGACGGCTACACCCTGCTGTATTCCACCATGGGCGTGCTGACGATCAACCCATCCCTGTACGCGAAGCTGCGCTATGACCCGCAAAAGAGTTTCGCGCCCATCTCGCTGACCAACCTGACCTCCAACCTGCTGGTGGTCAGCAAGGATCTCCCGGTGAACTCCGTGGCCGAGCTGGCGGCGCTGGCGCGCCAACGCCCCGGTGAGTTGACCTTCAGTTCTTCGGGCAATGGCACGACCAGCCACCTGGCCGGCGAGATGTTCAAGTCGACCGCCGGCGTGGACATCCGGCACATTCCGTACAAGGGCACGTCGGGGGCCATCAACGATTTCCTGGCCGGCCGCATCTCCATGATGATCGACACGTCGTCGAACTTCATCGAGCAGGTCAAGGAAGGAAAGATCAAGGCGCTGGGCGTCACCCGGCGTGAGCGCCTGCCGGTGCTGCCCGATGTGCCCGCGATCTCCGAAACGCCGGGTTTCGAGGGGTATGAGGTCAGCTTGTGGTCAGGGGTACTGGCGCCGGCCGGCACGCCGCGGCCGATCATCGATCGCCTGAACCGCGACATCGCCGCGGTGATGTCGGCGCCCGCCATGACGCAGCGCATGGCAGCCTATGGCATCGAGACCACTCACAGTACGCCCGAGGCGTTCGCCGAGCGTATCCGCAACGACACGCAGAAATGGGCGCGCATCATACGCGACTCCGGCGCACGCGCCGACTGA
- a CDS encoding acyl-CoA dehydrogenase — translation MSDEALIEEIRDSARDFLRRRDQRRRKRLAGPLDRAYWRELADMGWLGMTVPEALGGLGLRWHALAVVLEEAGRAQLPEPLLAAGVLPTALLARLEDSSPLLAEIASGRRIVGLAWQERDGQLEAGEAAGAFGVIATLRDGRHVLDGEKRHVMPGADADGWLISADSEQGPALFYVAADAPGVTIDPLARADGTRACHLSLESVTPQAVIEGGNVQEALDAALDLGRLMQSAEMVGGARQVLADTVAYLNTRRQFDKPLSAFQALQHRMVDAALQIELAASALRGALDGLAESPPDRAAASRVKARAAQAGLQAARLAVQLHGAIGYTDECDVSLYFRSALHHSSWLGNATAHRQRFAALAPEPTATEQTEAEQEGHAGAAQDFPREADWNAMPEAEFRAMLRRFFRRHYPAHLRHVPWRLHWDEIKAWYFTLSRQGWIAPAWPREHGGMALSPARLIAYIEEAERYGVARAPDQGLVMLGPILFRYGTQAQRDRFLPGILSGQDVWAQGYSEPDAGSDLAALRCEAIVDGNDLVVTGQKTWSTLAQDATHMFMLVRTDKAVKKQAGISFLLVDLRSPGVSRRPIRTLSGHEEFCEVFFDQVRVPRANVVGELNSGWTIAKALLGFERLFSGSPKHANHALQQIYSVARQRGLLADAAFNDRLAELRLDAADLTAMYEGFADMARAGKLLPPELSLLKIWATETHERLGALLIQACEEQGGGALADGHDKVHALAPYINALAATIFSGTNEIQRNVYAKQVLGLDGA, via the coding sequence GTGAGCGACGAGGCATTGATCGAGGAGATACGCGACAGCGCGCGCGACTTCCTTCGCCGCCGCGACCAACGCCGGCGCAAGCGCCTGGCCGGACCGCTGGACCGCGCCTATTGGCGCGAGCTCGCCGACATGGGCTGGCTGGGCATGACCGTGCCCGAGGCGCTCGGCGGCTTGGGCCTGCGTTGGCATGCCCTGGCGGTGGTGCTGGAGGAAGCCGGCCGCGCGCAATTGCCCGAGCCGCTGCTGGCCGCGGGCGTGCTGCCAACGGCCCTGCTGGCGCGCCTGGAGGACAGCTCGCCGCTGCTGGCGGAGATCGCGTCGGGCCGGCGCATCGTCGGCCTGGCATGGCAGGAACGTGATGGCCAGCTGGAGGCCGGCGAGGCAGCGGGCGCCTTCGGCGTGATCGCGACGCTGCGCGACGGACGCCACGTCCTGGACGGCGAAAAGCGCCACGTGATGCCGGGTGCCGACGCCGACGGCTGGCTGATCTCGGCCGACAGCGAGCAGGGGCCGGCGCTTTTCTACGTTGCCGCCGATGCGCCGGGCGTCACGATCGACCCGCTGGCGCGCGCCGACGGCACGCGGGCTTGCCATCTGAGCCTGGAATCGGTAACGCCGCAAGCGGTGATCGAGGGCGGCAATGTGCAGGAAGCCCTGGACGCGGCGCTGGATCTCGGCCGGCTGATGCAGTCGGCCGAAATGGTCGGCGGGGCGCGCCAGGTACTGGCCGATACGGTCGCCTACCTGAACACGCGGCGGCAATTCGACAAACCCTTGTCGGCCTTCCAGGCGCTGCAGCATCGCATGGTGGACGCCGCACTGCAGATCGAACTGGCGGCCAGCGCGCTGCGGGGGGCGCTCGACGGGTTGGCCGAGTCGCCACCCGACCGCGCCGCCGCCAGCCGGGTCAAGGCCCGCGCCGCGCAGGCGGGACTGCAGGCGGCGCGCCTGGCGGTGCAACTGCACGGCGCCATCGGCTATACCGACGAGTGCGACGTCAGCCTGTACTTTCGCAGCGCGCTGCATCATTCGTCCTGGCTCGGCAACGCGACGGCGCATCGCCAGCGCTTCGCCGCCCTGGCGCCCGAGCCGACGGCAACCGAACAAACAGAAGCGGAGCAGGAAGGCCACGCCGGTGCGGCGCAGGATTTCCCGCGCGAGGCCGACTGGAACGCGATGCCGGAAGCCGAGTTCCGCGCCATGCTGCGGCGCTTCTTCCGCCGGCATTACCCCGCCCATCTGCGCCATGTGCCGTGGCGCCTGCACTGGGACGAGATCAAGGCGTGGTATTTCACCTTGTCGCGCCAAGGCTGGATCGCTCCGGCCTGGCCGCGCGAACACGGCGGCATGGCGCTGTCGCCGGCGCGCTTGATCGCCTACATCGAGGAAGCGGAACGCTATGGGGTGGCCCGGGCGCCGGACCAGGGGCTGGTCATGCTGGGGCCCATCCTTTTCCGCTATGGCACCCAGGCGCAGCGCGACCGCTTCCTGCCGGGCATTCTTTCCGGACAGGATGTCTGGGCCCAGGGCTACTCCGAACCCGACGCCGGCTCGGACCTCGCCGCCCTGCGCTGCGAGGCCATCGTCGACGGCAATGACCTGGTGGTCACAGGCCAGAAGACCTGGTCCACCCTGGCCCAGGACGCCACGCATATGTTCATGCTGGTCCGCACGGACAAAGCGGTGAAGAAACAGGCCGGCATCAGCTTCCTGCTGGTGGACCTGCGCAGCCCCGGCGTTAGCCGCCGTCCCATCCGCACACTGTCCGGCCATGAAGAATTCTGCGAGGTCTTCTTCGATCAGGTGCGCGTGCCGCGCGCCAATGTGGTCGGCGAGCTGAACTCGGGCTGGACCATCGCCAAGGCGCTGCTGGGTTTCGAACGCCTGTTCAGCGGCAGCCCCAAGCACGCCAACCATGCGCTGCAGCAGATCTACAGCGTCGCGCGCCAGCGCGGCCTGCTGGCCGACGCCGCGTTCAACGACCGGCTGGCCGAACTGCGCCTGGACGCCGCCGACCTGACGGCGATGTACGAGGGGTTCGCCGACATGGCGCGCGCCGGCAAATTACTGCCGCCGGAACTCTCGCTGCTGAAGATCTGGGCCACCGAAACCCATGAGCGGCTGGGCGCCCTGCTGATCCAGGCCTGCGAAGAACAGGGCGGCGGCGCGCTCGCCGACGGCCACGACAAGGTCCATGCCCTGGCCCCCTACATCAATGCCCTGGCCGCCACCATCTTCAGCGGCACCAACGAAATCCAGCGCAACGTCTACGCCAAGCAGGTCCTGGGCCTGGATGGCGCATGA
- a CDS encoding flavin reductase family protein, with amino-acid sequence MNFDFSQLAPADAFKLLASVVVPRPIAWVVSQSPQGRVNAAPFSFFNVVSSDPPIVALGIGPRGGQLKDTARNIVATGEFVVNMVPAELAEAMNHTSLDYVADVDELARAGLQTAPSRVVAPPRIAQSPAALECRVWQVLDAAPQRVIVLARVVAMYVRDEALLDPARFYVDTPSLHLLARMHGAGWYARTSDLFQMHAPDAANDLAVRPAQGH; translated from the coding sequence ATGAACTTCGACTTCAGCCAACTGGCGCCCGCCGACGCCTTCAAGCTGCTGGCCAGCGTGGTCGTGCCGCGGCCCATTGCCTGGGTGGTGAGCCAGTCCCCGCAAGGGCGCGTGAACGCGGCGCCGTTCTCCTTTTTCAACGTGGTGAGCAGCGATCCGCCCATTGTCGCGCTCGGTATAGGGCCGCGCGGCGGCCAGTTGAAGGACACCGCGCGCAACATCGTGGCCACGGGCGAGTTTGTCGTCAATATGGTGCCGGCCGAATTGGCCGAAGCCATGAACCACACCAGCCTGGACTACGTCGCCGATGTCGACGAGCTGGCGCGCGCCGGGCTGCAGACCGCGCCATCGCGGGTGGTGGCGCCGCCGCGCATCGCGCAGAGCCCGGCGGCGCTGGAGTGCCGTGTGTGGCAGGTGCTGGACGCGGCGCCGCAGCGCGTCATCGTGCTGGCGCGCGTGGTCGCCATGTATGTGCGCGACGAGGCGCTGCTGGACCCCGCCCGGTTTTATGTCGACACCCCCAGCCTGCATTTGCTGGCCCGCATGCACGGCGCGGGCTGGTATGCGCGCACCAGCGATCTTTTCCAGATGCATGCCCCGGACGCCGCCAACGATCTCGCGGTGCGGCCTGCCCAGGGACATTGA
- a CDS encoding Bug family tripartite tricarboxylate transporter substrate binding protein, whose product MLRKILLTLATALAAVHVHAAPYPERPITLVNPYAAGGPADVVARGLARGLEQRLGQPVVVESKVGGGASIGTGFVARAKPDGYTLLLGTSAGHVVTPLMRKTSYDGVKDFAFCSVVAVQPIMLAVNPTRGITTLAQLIERAKAEPGKLSYGSAGVGGATHLGAELFQQAAHIQLNHIPYAGAAPAINDAVGGQIDLVMLNLSASLAFIRQGRLLPLGYAAAQRSPLLPDVPTLDEAGVHGAQFATWYSLAAPAGTPPAIVQRLSDTVRDVNKDPDYRRLMRDQAIEPMALSPQDAQAYVEKDRAEMRTLLDRLGLAGQ is encoded by the coding sequence ATGTTGCGCAAGATTCTGCTGACCCTGGCCACGGCTTTGGCGGCGGTGCACGTGCACGCAGCGCCTTATCCCGAGAGGCCCATCACCCTCGTGAATCCTTACGCGGCGGGCGGGCCGGCGGATGTCGTGGCCCGTGGCCTGGCACGCGGGCTGGAGCAGCGCCTGGGCCAGCCGGTCGTGGTGGAGAGCAAGGTCGGCGGCGGCGCCTCGATCGGGACCGGATTCGTCGCTCGCGCCAAGCCGGACGGCTATACCTTGCTGCTCGGCACCTCGGCCGGGCATGTCGTAACGCCCCTGATGCGCAAGACCAGCTATGACGGCGTCAAGGATTTCGCCTTCTGTTCCGTCGTCGCCGTCCAGCCGATCATGCTGGCCGTCAACCCGACGCGCGGGATCACGACGCTGGCCCAGCTTATCGAGCGTGCCAAGGCCGAGCCCGGCAAGCTGAGTTATGGCTCCGCCGGCGTGGGCGGCGCGACGCATCTGGGCGCCGAGCTGTTTCAGCAGGCCGCCCACATCCAGCTCAATCACATCCCGTATGCAGGCGCCGCGCCAGCCATCAACGACGCGGTGGGTGGGCAGATCGATCTGGTGATGCTGAATCTCTCCGCCAGCCTGGCTTTCATCCGCCAGGGGCGCTTGCTGCCGTTGGGCTACGCCGCCGCGCAGCGGTCCCCGCTGTTGCCCGATGTGCCGACGCTGGACGAAGCCGGCGTCCATGGCGCGCAGTTCGCCACCTGGTACAGCCTGGCCGCGCCGGCCGGCACCCCGCCAGCCATCGTTCAGCGCTTGAGCGATACTGTGCGTGATGTCAACAAGGACCCGGACTATCGCCGCCTGATGCGGGACCAGGCGATAGAGCCGATGGCCCTTTCCCCGCAGGACGCGCAAGCCTATGTCGAGAAGGACCGCGCCGAGATGCGCACGCTGCTGGACCGCCTGGGGCTGGCCGGCCAATGA
- a CDS encoding Bug family tripartite tricarboxylate transporter substrate binding protein yields MKNIRIIAGAMLALCAAAAHAASTWPSQPIRLIVPYPAGGSVDNLARLLAPTLGQKLGQPIVIENKAGASGTIGVDATVRATPDGSTFGFGVPGAISGLPHVMKMPYDVAGIQYVSLVARIPMVFTVNPAMPEKTLPEFIAAARANPGKYNYGSAGNVTTPHLAGELLKQETHIDIMHVPYKGASPAITALLGNEVQMFPGDASAVLAFIKAGKLRALAVGSSTRFEGLPDVPTARELGYPSVLVESNYGIIAPTGTPPDIVNRMSQAIGESLRDPQLRQKMIDQGAVPQATTPDAYRQLMAAESTKWGEVIRRGKLGLQ; encoded by the coding sequence ATGAAGAACATCCGCATCATCGCAGGCGCCATGCTGGCCCTGTGCGCGGCGGCGGCCCACGCCGCTTCCACGTGGCCGAGCCAGCCCATTCGCCTGATCGTGCCCTACCCGGCCGGCGGTTCGGTGGACAATCTGGCGCGCCTGCTTGCCCCCACGCTGGGCCAGAAACTGGGCCAGCCCATCGTGATCGAGAACAAGGCGGGCGCCTCGGGCACCATTGGTGTGGACGCCACGGTCCGCGCGACGCCGGATGGCAGCACGTTCGGCTTCGGAGTGCCCGGCGCCATATCCGGACTGCCGCATGTGATGAAGATGCCTTACGACGTGGCCGGCATCCAATATGTTTCGCTGGTGGCGCGTATCCCCATGGTGTTCACGGTCAATCCGGCCATGCCTGAAAAGACGCTGCCCGAGTTCATCGCCGCGGCCAGGGCGAATCCCGGCAAGTACAACTACGGTTCCGCCGGCAACGTGACCACGCCGCACCTCGCCGGCGAACTGTTGAAGCAGGAAACCCATATCGACATCATGCACGTGCCGTACAAGGGCGCATCGCCCGCGATCACCGCCCTGCTCGGCAACGAGGTGCAGATGTTCCCGGGCGATGCCTCGGCGGTGCTGGCTTTCATCAAGGCCGGCAAGCTGCGCGCCCTTGCGGTCGGCAGCAGTACCCGCTTCGAGGGCCTGCCCGACGTGCCGACGGCCAGGGAGCTCGGCTATCCCAGTGTGCTGGTGGAGTCCAACTACGGCATCATCGCGCCGACCGGCACGCCGCCGGACATCGTCAACCGCATGTCGCAGGCTATCGGCGAATCGCTGCGCGACCCGCAGCTGCGGCAGAAGATGATCGACCAGGGCGCCGTGCCGCAGGCCACCACGCCCGACGCGTATCGCCAGCTGATGGCGGCCGAGTCGACGAAATGGGGCGAGGTCATACGGCGCGGCAAGCTCGGACTGCAATAG
- a CDS encoding amidohydrolase family protein, translating to MTAYIPATVETPRMPGRPRHALPPFACDAHCHVFGPYDRFPLRHPSSYAAPDAPAARHLAMLDTLGAQRGVLVQPAPYGTDATALLDALAQAGGRLRGVAVADSEVSDAQLAAWHEGGVRALRFVEARDPAGRLFAGSVGFDRLAALAPRMKRHGLHAQLWAPCDVYLAHLPAMARLGLPLVIDHMGSLAPSRGPRDPVFTLLRELLADGAIWMKLTVCRVGTAPDYEDARALHDAFVAANPEQVLWGSDWPFVRMGEKAPAADALVDLAWDWLGSDGLRRKVWVDNPARLYGFTPTA from the coding sequence ATGACAGCCTATATTCCCGCCACGGTGGAAACGCCGCGCATGCCGGGGCGGCCGCGCCATGCCTTGCCGCCGTTCGCTTGCGACGCGCACTGCCATGTCTTCGGTCCTTATGACCGATTTCCCTTGCGCCATCCTTCCAGCTATGCGGCGCCGGATGCTCCGGCGGCGCGCCACCTGGCCATGCTCGATACGCTGGGGGCGCAGCGCGGCGTGCTGGTGCAGCCCGCGCCTTATGGCACGGACGCCACCGCCTTGCTGGACGCGTTGGCGCAGGCCGGCGGCCGCCTGCGCGGTGTCGCGGTGGCGGACTCGGAGGTCAGCGATGCGCAGCTCGCGGCCTGGCATGAAGGCGGAGTGCGTGCACTGCGTTTCGTGGAGGCGCGCGATCCCGCCGGCCGGCTGTTCGCCGGCAGCGTGGGATTCGATCGGTTGGCCGCGCTGGCGCCACGCATGAAGCGGCATGGCCTGCATGCCCAGCTCTGGGCGCCTTGCGATGTCTACCTGGCGCATCTTCCCGCCATGGCTCGCCTGGGGTTGCCGCTGGTGATCGACCATATGGGCAGCCTGGCGCCGTCGCGCGGCCCGCGGGATCCCGTGTTCACCCTGCTGCGCGAGCTGTTGGCCGATGGCGCCATCTGGATGAAGCTCACCGTCTGCCGCGTGGGCACGGCGCCGGATTATGAGGACGCGCGCGCGCTGCATGACGCCTTCGTGGCCGCCAACCCGGAGCAGGTGCTGTGGGGCTCGGACTGGCCGTTCGTGCGTATGGGGGAAAAAGCGCCGGCCGCGGATGCCCTGGTGGACCTTGCCTGGGACTGGCTGGGAAGCGACGGCTTGCGCCGTAAAGTCTGGGTGGACAACCCCGCGCGCTTGTATGGGTTCACACCCACGGCCTAA
- a CDS encoding PepSY-associated TM helix domain-containing protein yields the protein MQALRTLWIRCHRWTALCLGWVLVMSGVTGSLLVVARPLDRWLHPAYFVAVTPAGEADARSPVSLEALRQRLAGEFGARASFTFAPPREPGDTLQVLVRAAWRGTLYLDPATGAEQGRRGANEGVVALLYGLHSALWMDQTGKAVLACAALSYLVLLMTGAILWWPRKWPPSLGVAFGKGWTRALFDVHRTGGVVLGLALALCIATGAYLAWRPIGGWITWLSGEPRTAAPALPAASGAAQASAAAASLDELAARAQAALPEGAIGYFLYSPRLDRPLAVRMRVPDDPHPNGRSTVWLDPRSGAVLAIHRWNELDPGTRVNSYIYPLHTGELGGVAWQAAVAMLGLTLAALGGSGIWLWWRRRMARRRTGRMARMGNMGRMAE from the coding sequence ATGCAAGCGCTGCGCACCCTGTGGATCCGATGCCACCGCTGGACCGCCTTGTGCCTGGGGTGGGTACTGGTCATGTCCGGGGTGACGGGCTCGCTGCTGGTCGTGGCACGCCCGTTGGACCGCTGGCTGCACCCGGCGTATTTCGTCGCGGTCACGCCTGCGGGGGAAGCGGATGCGCGGTCGCCGGTGTCGCTCGAAGCGCTGCGCCAGCGCCTGGCAGGCGAGTTCGGCGCGCGCGCGTCCTTTACGTTCGCGCCGCCGCGGGAACCGGGCGACACCCTGCAGGTGCTGGTTCGCGCGGCCTGGCGCGGCACGCTGTACCTGGATCCCGCGACGGGCGCAGAGCAGGGCCGGCGCGGCGCGAACGAGGGTGTGGTGGCGCTGCTGTACGGGTTGCATAGCGCGCTATGGATGGACCAGACCGGCAAGGCCGTACTGGCCTGCGCCGCGCTGTCCTACCTGGTATTGCTCATGACCGGCGCGATTTTGTGGTGGCCGCGCAAGTGGCCGCCGTCCTTGGGCGTGGCGTTCGGCAAGGGATGGACGCGCGCGCTCTTCGATGTGCACCGTACCGGCGGCGTGGTGCTGGGACTGGCGCTGGCGCTCTGCATCGCGACGGGCGCCTACCTGGCATGGCGGCCGATCGGCGGCTGGATCACCTGGCTGAGCGGCGAGCCGCGCACGGCGGCCCCCGCCTTGCCCGCGGCATCCGGGGCGGCGCAGGCCAGCGCGGCAGCGGCGTCCCTGGACGAACTCGCCGCGCGCGCGCAGGCCGCCTTGCCCGAGGGCGCCATAGGCTATTTCCTGTACTCGCCGCGCCTGGATCGGCCGCTGGCGGTGCGTATGCGTGTTCCCGACGATCCTCACCCCAACGGCCGTTCCACGGTCTGGCTTGATCCCCGTAGCGGCGCCGTGCTCGCCATACACCGTTGGAATGAACTGGACCCCGGTACGCGGGTGAACTCCTACATCTACCCGTTGCACACCGGCGAGCTCGGCGGCGTCGCGTGGCAGGCGGCCGTGGCGATGCTGGGCCTCACCCTGGCGGCGCTGGGCGGCAGCGGCATCTGGCTGTGGTGGCGTCGGCGCATGGCGCGACGGCGAACGGGCCGCATGGCGCGTATGGGCAACATGGGGCGTATGGCCGAGTAG
- a CDS encoding glutathione S-transferase family protein codes for MKLHWSPRSPFVRKVMIVLYEAGIDDRVTLVRTPVAMDQPNLDLVPDNPLIKLPTLVLDDGTPVYDSRVICAYLNELSDAGLMPAEARARLVAERRQALGDGLMDALLLYRQERNKPPERQTPAWIEAFDLKARAVLHALENEAPDLARTPFDLGLIAIGCALSYLDYRFADMPWRDGHPALADWHRDFCARPSVSRTQPHDAAP; via the coding sequence ATGAAGTTGCACTGGTCGCCCCGTTCGCCCTTCGTCCGCAAGGTCATGATCGTGCTGTACGAGGCCGGCATCGATGACCGGGTTACCCTCGTGCGCACGCCCGTCGCCATGGACCAGCCCAACCTGGACCTGGTGCCGGACAACCCCCTGATCAAGCTGCCCACGCTGGTATTGGACGACGGCACGCCGGTCTATGACTCGCGCGTCATTTGCGCCTATCTGAACGAATTGAGCGATGCCGGCCTGATGCCCGCGGAGGCCCGCGCCCGGCTGGTCGCCGAGCGCCGCCAGGCGCTGGGCGATGGCTTGATGGACGCGTTGCTGCTGTACCGCCAGGAGCGCAACAAGCCGCCCGAGCGCCAGACGCCCGCCTGGATCGAGGCTTTCGACCTGAAGGCGCGGGCGGTACTGCACGCCCTGGAGAACGAGGCGCCAGACCTGGCGCGTACGCCCTTCGATCTGGGGCTCATCGCGATCGGCTGCGCATTGTCATACCTGGATTACCGATTCGCCGACATGCCGTGGCGTGACGGGCATCCCGCCCTGGCCGACTGGCACCGCGACTTCTGCGCTCGTCCGTCGGTATCCCGCACCCAGCCCCACGACGCCGCGCCCTGA